The Papaver somniferum cultivar HN1 chromosome 3, ASM357369v1, whole genome shotgun sequence genome includes a region encoding these proteins:
- the LOC113355945 gene encoding chaperone protein ClpB3, mitochondrial-like, whose amino-acid sequence MMVTRAAKLARSALSARKTLNSSSSSYYNSLCHRSNSQILNSSIIENPNTRDIISSSPIKGANNGVISSSINYFSYLQQQQRRHFHSSNPSYSPSASSGEVTPSDFTEMALEGVVGAVEAARLSKQQIVESEHLMKALLEQKDGLARRIFTKAGVDNSSVLQATNEFINRQPQVEGGSSGPVIGPHFQSLLDNARRHKKEFGDDFLSVEHFLLAFRDDKRFGKQLFKDLQLGENELKEAIKGVRGNQRVTDQNPEGKFEALDKYGNDLTELARRGKLDPVIGRDDEIRRCIQILSRRTKNNPVIIGEPGVGKTAIAEGLAQRIVRGDVPETLLNRKLISLDMGSLIAGAKFHGEFEERLKAVLKEVTASNGQIILFIDEIHTVVGAGTKGGAMDAGNLLKPMLGRGELRCIGATTLNEYRKYIEKDAALERRFQQVFCGQPSVEDTISILRGLRERYELHHGVKISDSALVSAAILADRYITERFLPDKAIDLVDEAAAKLKMEITSKPTELDEIDRAVLKLEMEKLSLKNDTDKASKERLSKLENDLSLLKEKQKELANHWELEKSLMTKIRSVKEEVDRVNLEMEAAEREYDLNRAAELKYGTLISLQRQLQDAEKKLAEFQNSGNSMLREEVSDLDIAEIVSKWTGIPLSNLQQSERDKLVLLEQVLHKRVIGQDIAVKSVADAIRRSRAGLSDPNRPIASFMFMGPTGVGKTELAKALASYLFNTETALVRIDMSEYMEKHSVSRLVGAPPGYVGYEEGGQLTEVVRRRPYSVVLFDELEKAHHDVFNILLQLLDDGRITDSQGRTVSFTNCVVIMTSNIGSHFILDTLRNTKDSKDAVYDLMKRQVVEVARQTFRPEFMNRIDEYIVFQPLDSKEINQIVEIQLNRLKDRLNQKKIELHYTQQAVDLLGVLGFDPNYGARPVKRVIQQMVENEVALGVLRGDFKEEDTVLVDANADPKDPSQNRLVIKKLETSPVDVMVAHQ is encoded by the exons ATGATGGTTACTCGAGCAGCTAAACTTGCAAGATCAGCACTTTCTGCGAGGAAAACCCTTaattcatcatcgtcatcatacTATAATTCTCTTTGTCATCGCAGCAACAGTCAAATTCTGAATTCCAGTATAATAGAGAATCCTAATACTCGTGATATTATTTCTTCTTCACCAATCAAAGGAGCTAACAATGGAGTGATTTCATCATCAATCAACTATTTTAGCtatttacaacaacaacaaagacgCCATTTCCATTCTTCAAATCCTTCTTATTCTCCTTCTGCTTCTTCTGGAgag GTAACTCCGTCTGATTTTACTGAGATGGCTTTGGAGGGAGTTGTTGGTGCTGTAGAAGCAGCAAGGCTTAGCAAGCAGCAAATTGTCGAGTCCGAACATTTGATGAAAGCGCTTCTGGAGCAAAAGGATGGATTGGCTCGAAGAATATTCACTAAGGCTGGTGTTGACAATTCATCGGTGTTACAAGCTACCAATGAATTTATTAATCGACAACCTCAG GTGGAAGGTGGCAGTAGTGGACCTGTGATTGGGCCACATTTTCAGTCTCTGTTGGATAATGCTAGAAGGCATAAGAAAGAATTTGGGGATGATTTTTTGTCAGTGGAGCACTTCCTCCTCGCATTTAGGGATGATAAACGGTTTGGCAAGCAGTTATTCAAGGATCTTCAACTTGGTGAGAATGAATTGAAAGAGGCAATCAAAGGAGTTCGAGGAAACCAGAGAGTCACTGATCAGA ATCCCGAAGGAAAGTTCGAGGCACTAGATAAATATGGGAATGACCTAACAGAACTGGccaggcgaggtaaactcgatcCTGTTATAGGCCGAGATGATGAGATAAGGCGTTGCATCCAGATATTATCTAGAAGAACAAAAAACAATCCTGTTATTATTGGTGAGCCGGGGGTAGGAAAAACTGCAATCGCTGAAGG GCTAGCTCAAAGAATTGTGCGAGGAGACGTTCCTGAAACCTTACTGAACAGGAAG CTAATATCATTGGACATGGGCTCATTGATTGCTGGTGCGAAATTCCATGGAGAATTTGAGGAAAGGCTGAAAGCTGTCCTGAAGGAAGTCACTGCTTCCAATGGGCAGATAATCTTATTTATTGATGAGATCCACACTGTTGTTGGTGCAG GGACTAAGGGTGGAGCAATGGATGCTGGCAACTTGTTGAAACCCATGCTTGGTAGAGGTGAACTGCGTTGTATAGGAGCAACAACATTGAATGAGTACAGGAAATATATTGAAAAAGATGCTGCTCTAGAGCGCAGGTTCCAGCAGGTTTTCTGTGGTCAACCATCCGTGGAAGATACAATTTCCATTCTTCGTGGACTACGTGAACGTTACGAGCTGCATCATGGTGTTAAAATATCAGATAGTGCCCTTGTTTCAGCTGCTATTCTTGCTGACCGTTACATAACAGAACGGTTTTTGCCTGATAAAG CAATCGATCTTGTTGATGAAGCAGCTGCAAAGTTAAAAATGGAGATTACCTCAAAGCCCACTGAATTGGATGAAATAGATAGAGCCGTACTGAAGTTGGAGATGGAGAAACTATCTCTGAAAAATGACACTGATAAAGCATCTAAAGAGCGGCTAAGTAAGCTGGAAAATGATCTTTCATTGCTGAAAGAGAAGCAGAAAGAACTGGCAAACCACTGGGAACTTGAGAAGTCTTTAATGACCAAAATTCGATCAGTTAAGGAAGAG GTCGATAGGGTAAACCTAGAGATGGAGGCGGCTGAACGTGAGTACGACTTGAATCGTGCTGCGGAACTCAAGTATGGGACCCTAATATCTCTGCAGCGGCAGTTACAAGATGCTGAGAAAAAACTTGCTGAGTTCCAGAATTCTGGTAATTCTATGCTTCGAGAAGAAGTCTCAGACCTTGATATTGCGGAAATTGTTAGCAAATGGACTGGCATCCCTCTGTCAAACCTACAACAGTCTGAAAGGGACAAACTAGTGTTGCTAGAACAGGTTCTTCACAAAAGGGTAATTGGACAAGATATTGCGGTGAAGTCGGTGGCTGATGCCATCAGGCGTTCAAGGGCGGGACTTTCAGATCCAAATCGACCTATAGCAAGCTTCATGTTCATGGGCCCTACCGGTGTTGGTAAGACCGAGCTTGCTAAAGCTCTTGCAAGTTACCTTTTCAACACCGAGACCGCTCTTGTAAGAATTGACATGAGCGAGTACATGGAAAAACACTCTGTATCACGATTGGTTGGTGCCCCACCTGGCTATGTTGGTTATGAAGAAGGTGGTCAGCTAACCGAAGTCGTTCGTCGAAGACCGTATTCTGTTGTCCTGTTTGATGAGCTTGAGAAGGCACATCATGATGTTTTCAACATTCTATTACAGCTGTTGGATGATGGAAGAATAACTGATTCGCAGGGTAGGACAGTAAGTTTTACCAACTGTGTGGTGATAATGACATCAAATATTGGGTCTCATTTTATCCTAGATACTCTCCGGAACACCAAGGACAGTAAGGATGCTGTGTACGACTTGATGAAGAGGCAGGTTGTAGAGGTGGCTAGACAAACTTTCCGCCCAGAGTTCATGAACCGTATTGACGAGTACATTGTTTTCCAGCCACTCGACTCCAAAGAAATCAACCAGATTGTGGAGATACAG CTGAATCGATTGAAGGATAGGCTTAATCAGAAAAAGATTGAACTCCATTACACACAACAAGCGGTTGATCTGCTAGGTGTGTTGGGTTTTGACCCCAACTACGGAGCCCGACCTGTAAAGAGGGTGATACAACAGATGGTGGAGAATGAAGTGGCTCTGGGTGTTTTGAGGGGAGATTTCAAAGAAGAAGACACAGTGCTAGTTGATGCAAATGCCGATCCCAAAGATCCTTCTCAGAACAGACTGGTCATAAAAAAGCTTGAAACTTCTCCCGTAGATGTCATGGTAGCCCACCAATAA